Sequence from the Prunus persica cultivar Lovell chromosome G5, Prunus_persica_NCBIv2, whole genome shotgun sequence genome:
aaagctttttgatttttctttggcACATACCATGTAAGACGGCGGAGCCCAAAAGTAAAGGAAGATGGGCCCAAAGctcttaaagaaaaaatataaaaggagACAAAAACGTATAAGACACGGCACAGAAGATATTCGGATTTAGGGTTCGTCTCACAAGAGAGCAGCCTCGACGCGGACTTCGTTTCGTCGCAGAAGGCCGTAACCATCAACAACTGCAAATTGCATAATTGCAATGGAGGTAAAAAGCACTCCCACTCCCAAATTGCATAATTGCAATGCAGTAGCTTactctttttatgtttttgtgttttgttgtcAAGGATGTCTCCAACTTGGTGGATAGAATCAGTGAATTGCCAGAAGAAATTCTTGGCGGTATCATATTATCTCTCTTGCCTCTTAAGGAAGCAGCAGCTACTAGTATTCTTTCTAAGCGATGGCGTTATGTGTGGTGCTTTACTACAAATCTCtattttgatgatgatgataatttGCTCTACTTCCGTGCCCTCGAACCGGAAGTAAGACACCAAAAAAGTTGTAGATATGTCAATTGGGTCAACCATGTGTTGAAACAACATAGAGGCTCAGTCGAACAGTTCAGGGTTTGCTTTCATCTCGATCGTCGTTTTGCAAGTTCCATTGATAAATGGATTCAATTTGCAATGGAAAAGAGAGTTCGAGTGCTTTTGTTGGACTGTCAACGTGCTTTTTATGAAGCTTCCTACTCCCTTCCCCGCACAATTTTAGgtcttgaaaaggaaaaagtgaCGCCTTTTGGTTGCGACATTCCAAGTCTGCACTCTTGTGGATACACTGGTTTTGGGTTTCTCAGGGTTCTTCAATTGATAGGTGTTGATGTGACCCAAGAAGTTGTTGAGTACTTCTTGTCCAATTGTCGAGCTCTCGAACGATTATCATTGGGGGGTGCCAGAAACTTGGTTAATTTAAGAGTTGTCCGGCCATCAGTTTCATTGAAGTATTTATCAATAAGATGTTGTCTTGGCCTCAAAAGTGTTGAGATTTGTGACGCAAACCTTGTGTCCTTTGCTTATCACGGGACCCAGGCAAAATTACTTCTAAATAATTTGCCGTCACTTGTTGAGGTATCCTTTTGTGAGTTTTCGACTTTCCATCCTGAAAGCATCAGGCTTGCCTTCACTCCATTTTTATGCCTTCTTTCTCAACTAGAGACTCTCAAGTTGGGTATTCACCTCGAGATGTCGGTTagtattttgtaattattatcatgtgtttgtgtttcttatctttttgttgGATATATGTGGTTCCTTACTATCCATCCGTGTTTCGTTTTCAGTCTTGGAGTCCTTGGTATGCATCCCCTGTTCCTACATTACCAAATGTGAAGCATTTGGAGCTAATAGTTCAACCAGATACTCCATTCGTTCTGTATCATTTAGCTTCTTTCTTGAAGGCATCTCCTTCCTTGCAGACACTCGTGCTTAAggtagctatatatatatatatatatatatccaagtAATAAATTAAACTCAATCACTAAAAATTTGTTGCATTTGTTGGTGCAGTTGGAATACGGTAGCTGGGAGCCATGGGAGACAATGAAGGTGGGAAAAGGTCCTCAATGGCCACATCATAACCTTAAGGTAGTAGAAATACTAGGGTATCGTGGTCGTATAAATGTCATTGAGCATGTCATCTACTTCATAGAGAATGTTGTTGCACTCGAGAAACTTGTTATTGATCCTGTCATGTGTTGGTCGCACCATCCTACCGGTATGGGTCGAAGAATTGAAGATGtcaaggaggaagaagaggcgAGAGATCATGCTATGCACCAACTTAAACAAATGGTTCCGTCAACCGTACAATTTGTATGCCTCTAGTTAGGGCATGCAGCGGCTAGCTCAACATGGAACctatagtttttttatttccctTTTCTAATTATGCGTTTGGGGTAAATACTTTGGgagtttttggtttctttataaCATGGGTATACCTTTAAATAAAGTCAAATAAATATAGCAACGACTTATTGGTAAATTGAAATCCGTAGTTTGTGTTGAAacctatttttctctctccaactCCACCAAGCATATGAGAAGGAACAAAGACTGAGAATCATGATGAAAATGCATGGCCTCGGTGACGGGCCTTATGCTTATTGGATGATTTCGTATGCATATTTTTCTTACAATATCTGCGCTCTACATGCTGTGTTTTATTGGATTTGGCTCAATTCTAGGTACATATAGTATTCTGGTAAAGGCTAGCATTATTTAATTTGAGTTAATGCTTTAATTGACCAACTTAATTACATCCATGTAGGGTTAAgttatttcattcaaaatgACTACTACATCCAGTTTGTGTTTTACTTCATCTACATAAACTTGCAAATAGCCCTGGCTTTTCTTCTAGCTTTGCTTCTAAAGTCGCTAATTTTATGAAATGTTTCAGGGTTCAGAATCAATGCCTGAATTTTAGAACTTCATTTTATGCAAACTGTTATGTAGTTCTCCATCCTCTCAATATTATGTCAGCTTGCTTAGATCTTGAGGTGCCCGGGGAGATGGTTTCCAATTCCACCTTGCCTTACCAGTGAATATATACCTCTCAAGCCCTAGTTTTGTCACACCAAGATGAAGGCTACAGAGGGTGTCTTGCAGTTTAATGTAATATTTCATTGGCATTCCTGGAGAGATACTTTCTTCCATGAGAGGCACATTATTTATAAgtaaatctttttaaataactgGATAAATTTGCAAGCCCATCAGCCATGAATGTTACATCTTAACTCTGTCATCATACCTGACTTGCACAAAGAATAGATAGGCTCTGAATCCGTGTCTTCATCATTCCTTCCCCAAATTCCCAGGGAATGGTTCCCCTCAGAAACTCCCTCCAAACTATATTGACAGATCAAAAACTAAATTACTAACTCCCCACAactccaaaaatattttacaattcaactatgcaaaacattaTAATCAGCCATATTTTGTATACACATTGACACGTACAATTATGCATTCACTAAATATCAAAAACCTTGATTTcggttctttttctttttcgtatAACAAACAGAGACGTTCTTTTTCGTACAACAGTCAGTAATTTAGCTCATGGAAAAGAAGAGAATATTGGGTGCAAACCATTACGCTTCTAACAGAGACAACCTGCATGTGCATTATAAAATCGTGGATGGTCCCACTCTGTATTTCAGGCTTTTCAGCTAGAGGTTTTCCTCTGTAATCCGAAAAACTCTCTAAAATGCAAAATATATCATCTTTGTCGTCCACCTGAAATCGACGAAAAAcgaaaactctctctctctctctgtctctctctcccccaccCATGAAATCCAAAAATCGCTCCCCTACCTTCACTACTCTCTGAAACCAGACTCCGGTACTCTCTCACTCGGAACTTCATTACTAGCTCACAATCGCTCTCAATCTCAGGTATTCTCTATCTTCTCCAGTACTATCTGTCtctctaaattttttgaagtctctctgttttccttttattctgCTTGGCTGAAAATACATCTGCACAGAAAGCTCTGTTCATAGCAAATCTCTAACTATTTTGCATAATCTTGAATCTTTTAAGTCTTTTGAGTCTTTCTGAGTCTTTTGAATCTTGAAGCTCTATTCTCATTTAGTTTGTGTTGTTTATAGTTCGTATTGAAGAAGCTCTAaatcttgaaataaaattatttgacttTTAACACTCAGTTTCTAAATATTCtcttttgaatatcaattttttaaaatttgtttctgtATTTTCTTTCAGTATGCCTTACGATATTCCAACATATTCGAGTGGTATCTTTGCGGTTATGAAATGCAAAAGCACGCTGGAGAGAAAAGAACTTGTACTAAAGCAAGTGAAGGTAGCCAAATTAGCTATCATCGAGGCGATAGTGAATGCTGTTTTTTCAGCTGTGCAAACTGGAACGGTCCCTCCTGAGCTCGTTGCTCGTGCAGCAAGTGCAAGCCTAGCGTCTGAGATGGCCCAGGAGGAGCTCGATTGGGTCACAGAATACGAGCAGGAACTTAGGGTCAATGTTTCCCAGTTTGAAATACTACCGGTGGTCACAGCAGAGGATATGCAGATACTTCTTTATCTGAAGCGCATGCAAAACTGGGCGGGCTCTGTCTATATCGACCGGAGCAGCGAGGAAAATAAGGGTGTTATTTTGCGAATGGCAGCTGGAGCCGGAATCAATGTCTATGAGGGGCCCCTGAATCTCGGTCCATTTGGCGCTCCATGAAGAACCATTAGCTATGGACCTGTTGTAATAAAGCATGATGaaccttttttaaaattcttttgtttCATGCATTTACCAATATGATGTCCATTAGGTTGGGTTTTTATCTTTTGGAACGAGAACAACAATTCGGGTTTATCTTTTTCTAACTAAAAGGCCTATAATGAagaatttgggttttgggttaaataaataatagtggGTTCGTTGTAAATCTATAGGCCCAAAAGTAGAATTGGGTCCTATAAAATATGGGCTAACCCATTGACAAAATAGCTAGCACTAATATCACTACGACACTAACGCATTGGAACAGCGTTAGGGTTTTAAGAGGTTCGAATTTGGTTTGTATTTTCATCGAAGCAGAGGGGACGTGTGGTCTCGACGGAGAGCAACCATGGCTGCAAAAGCTCTctccaaaatttgttataaaGTTTAATAAAGCAGTCTTTGAGTTAGAGCTCATCTAGTTTACCACCTATATCCGACAAGTTTTCAGTAAATAAAGCCTTtgtgatatgttgtttttCTGGTTGTATTGTCATTTCTGCTGATATGGTGGTTTGAATGAAGAAGCTGCGCATTGCTAAGATATTATGAAAATCgaccaattttcttttgttgcacCAAATGCTTCACTAAATGAGCGATTGGCTGACAGGAAGGAGCAAACGCATGCCTATATCTTACTTAAATGCACAGAACTATAACCTACACGTACATCTGGAAAACACGAGCATATGCAACACAAGTTTATTGAATGACAGATGGGATTACGACTTGTTCCTAAAAGCGCTTAGAACTTCAACATCTGGGATTTCCCCGGAGAAGAATTTAGTGGACAAGTTGGCATGCAACAAGTACCTCACAGGTAGAAGAAAAGGGGAATGTAATGCTCAATTCTAGTGACATATAACATAAGTAGATGGGAACTCAAAGGAGATATAGAAATGAGAAGGAAACGTTTCCATTTACAGAGCCCTAAGCTCAGGACAATTGGTAATTTCATTAGGAATGGATCCATGTAAGCTGTTCTGGTGAAGTGCCCTGGTTCACattgaaaaagaataataGAAGCAAATCAAAATGGGAGAAGGAAATGttttcaacaaataaaatCGTCATGTATATATGAAGGTGATATGTTGATCCTAAGTAGCATATACTTTTTCAAACTCACTTTATCAATCAACTGTCAACCAAGAAGGGAATTGATAAACGGATGTCAGTTTAACTGCTCCAAAGCTTCAATTTTGGCGGGACAGTTTCCAGCTTTATGACCGTTATTGCAAGTCAAAGAAAGAATCTACACCTAGTCGCAATAGATGAAGGGATCCAAAGTAAAAGCAGGATCTTCAAAATTGGAATAGCCTGGTGAAAATTCTGAGCCCTGAACATTATGAAATATCATATTAGCAACAAAGCTCTTTCTAGATCCTGAATAAATATAAAAGCACAGGAAAAGATAAGGATACCATATGAGAATAATGTTAGTTTCTTAATAATGATGAAAATCAACGGATAATTAGTCATAAACCTAAGAAGGCAgagcaaagaagaagaaagacaaCTTACAAAAGCATCATCTGCTAAAGACTTTCGACTGAAAGCCCTGGGGATCTATTCCCAGCCAAAACTATCACAACATACAcgattaaacaaacaaaaatatttattgtcAGCATCCCATCAGTtcaaatacccaaaacacaaaaagaacaaactagcattacaaaacaaacacacaGAAAGGAGAGAGAGCACACTTGAGCCAAGTGTTTGATTATTTCCTGTGACAAGTAGAGCTGCAGGGCAGGACTCTTGGGTCCTGCATGACTCATCTGGCAAATCTGTAAAAGGAACAACCTCACTTCTCACAGCGCGATATTCAGGAGCAGGTATTTGAAACAATGGAGGCCATTCTGGAGGGTTAGGAAACGCACAACGGATACCTCCATTGAAAGCAAATTCATAGTAACACCCTGCCTCTTTACTACAGCCACACTCAGCGGGTTCATCCCATATCTGGTCCGACAATCTTTTGAGGACAAGAGTCAATAAACACAGGATGATTGGAAATGAAATGAGCCAAATATTTGTCTTGATATTTCGTttctgaaagaagaaaagaaaaacataaaatcatGTAATGAGAAGAAGTACATACAAAGTAAAACGAGGATGCTTTTTAATACAGCAAAAGCAATAACCAAAATTTCAAGCCACAGAGGACTCAGCCTAATTATTCCAACCTCCAATTATTTGATTGGTATAGTCCATATCGAGATCGCATTGACAAATAGAAATAGcttataagtttatttgataGTGGGGTGTGGGGTGTGaggttgatgagttttttttttttttgtttttttttttctgctatGTGTATATTTAAGGGTAGTTTGAGAAGATAATGtggttttcttagaaattgtgaaaatttgaattagatGTTTGGGTGAACTTAGAATAtggggtgaacaaagagaagtgcaaggtttaaatagaaaaactctaattttctttttattttggatttggacattttattttatcaaaggTATTATTAATTAGAGAAATTTAGGATCATTGATCAATAACCGTACTTGTAGTGAACAAATATGGAGATAATTGAGAAAGCACGTGCAAAGATACAAAGGAACATTTCCAATAGAAATTTGCTTTTAATCATTTACTTGTATGCTGCAATACAATATGGCAGTGCCACATACTCTTATAGTAGTTATACAAAACTCATAAGAATGCAAAGAGAGTAGAAATATAACAATGCTCAACTTCAATTCATGTATTAAATAACATCATAATCCCCATATGTTACTAACTCAGAGGGATCTACACTTCTTCCTCAACAATGGAACTATCAATTTTTCCGGACCCAAAGCCGTGCTTGGAATCTTTATAGCAGAGGCAGTGTATCtgattttctttataattcaACTTCAATGTCCTTGCCATTCCTAAGCAAAGTCCATCCAGATCTCTATTTCCACCACTTCTTCTCTGACAAAGATATAAGCTGTGCAAGAGAAAATGCGTAGGGTATTAGTAAGTAGCATTCTACAGTTCTCATCCAACTCCAAAAGAAGTAAAGTATTCAAAGATATCTAAatgcaaataattttatattcacAGCAAAGTGTTTTGCAATTACTCTATttgtaaacaaagaaaatttcaggCTGCTCAAACCATCAGCTTTGAGGAGATCAGGGATAAACAGAAACAATGTGAAAGTAATGAAGGCAAACTAACAGGTGAAAGAAAGGATGGGCGACTAAAAGATCAAAGACAAAACCAATCCGACTCCAAGGCATCTGAAAGCTCagtaaaacaaacaaacaagatgGAAAAGTGTAATGCACTAAAAAATGATCTTCCAAGTATCCAAACTACATGGTAATTGATCATTTAtggaaaaatattaatatcttGGTGAATATTTTAAATCTCATAACAGATATATTGATCTCTAAAATTAGTTTCATATACAAGAGCATTTTCAGGGATGAACAAAGTGACTGACAATCTTGCACAACTAGGGTAAATGGTATCCTAGTCCCAGGATATTGATATGCCAGTGCAGTACGGAATTCCAACACTGAAACAGCTTGAGTTCAGCTCAGGTTCACAATATTTCAAGGTTTAAACAGGCATGCTTAATCATTTCACAGAAGACCCGAAGACCAAATAGGCAAGCACTCAGATTGACCCTCACAGTAAATCCCAGTATCCAGCACTAACAACTGAATCTTGCATAAGTTTTACTAATTCTAGCTGTATTTATCATATTAAAGTATGAATGCCAGAGGCAACGCAAGCACGCATACGAGCAAAGAGACACGCATGACATCAAGTACGCACTAATATTATGTATCCCCACCTGACGAGCAACCTGTGCTAGTCGTCGACTTTCCCGAGATGATTCAGTCAATAAGCTTGACTTCTGTGGCTCGAGAGAAACATTTTGTTCCTCCCCTGTCTTTCTTTCCAAAGTGTCATTGTCAAGAAGGGACAACCTTTCAGGGCTGCTCAATGTCTCCTTCTTGCGCTTTCTGCAGAATGTATATTTAAGAAACTTATTGTCTGCAGGTTGACTAGCAGTGCCACCATCTAAATCAGATGCTCTCATATCCGACTTATTTAATGGTCTATTATCTTTCTCAACATCTGTTTTGCAAGCCAGAATCTCCAATTTTTCTGCAGATAAACTTTCCTGTCTGGTCAATTCTGATTCTTCAATGATCATCTTATCATTGTCCATTGCCTTCTGAACACTACAAGGTCTAACAAACCCTGCATCATTGTCAGTTACGTTAGAACATCCTGACCGTGTGCTCATTTCAGTTGTATCTGAGAGTAATTTTGGGGTCAAAACGGATTCTGTGACTTTTCGAATTTCATCTTCAGATTTCTTGGAAGCATTATCTGTGAGAACATTGTTATTGACTGAAGAAGCAGAAGTAATGGTGCAGGATAGATCTTGGTGCATTTCCTTGAACTGATGAGGAAGATACCTGCATGAGGGAGCTTTGCTCCTCCTATATCTAGCAGCTCTTTTCCTCTTATTTTGAAAGGACTTAAAGGCAGGTGCTTGAATATGGCTACCATCTAGCTGCATCACTTTCAGTTGTTCTTGGTTCTTCTCTACCCCATGCGTATTGCCAACCTTTGGTTTAGGCGTGTTACACATCCCTTTACCTTCATCATCTCCTCTGATGAATGTTGCATTCTTTGCATCATCAACTAG
This genomic interval carries:
- the LOC18775823 gene encoding F-box/LRR-repeat protein At3g26922, encoding MEDVSNLVDRISELPEEILGGIILSLLPLKEAAATSILSKRWRYVWCFTTNLYFDDDDNLLYFRALEPEVRHQKSCRYVNWVNHVLKQHRGSVEQFRVCFHLDRRFASSIDKWIQFAMEKRVRVLLLDCQRAFYEASYSLPRTILGLEKEKVTPFGCDIPSLHSCGYTGFGFLRVLQLIGVDVTQEVVEYFLSNCRALERLSLGGARNLVNLRVVRPSVSLKYLSIRCCLGLKSVEICDANLVSFAYHGTQAKLLLNNLPSLVEVSFCEFSTFHPESIRLAFTPFLCLLSQLETLKLGIHLEMSSWSPWYASPVPTLPNVKHLELIVQPDTPFVLYHLASFLKASPSLQTLVLKLEYGSWEPWETMKVGKGPQWPHHNLKVVEILGYRGRINVIEHVIYFIENVVALEKLVIDPVMCWSHHPTGMGRRIEDVKEEEEARDHAMHQLKQMVPSTVQFVCL
- the LOC18775684 gene encoding uncharacterized protein LOC18775684 produces the protein MEESELKLTALKKAYAEIILNTAKEAAARIVVSERKALLFQRELFSTKEEAFRMLLRLKQMLDSKASEAKMMSSSQQKKIDELEAQLQEAEDIVKDLREELSEAQTQLEKATKNQPQPLARESLDSDTAAPGLMISQLSSHIDAVATYEKNSILNGTYEGSRCYSTNDALKDRYCVPNPDFASLVMRSKEPELYRNGCTQRIRAFERNLLDENLSLSGLVDDAKNATFIRGDDEGKGMCNTPKPKVGNTHGVEKNQEQLKVMQLDGSHIQAPAFKSFQNKRKRAARYRRSKAPSCRYLPHQFKEMHQDLSCTITSASSVNNNVLTDNASKKSEDEIRKVTESVLTPKLLSDTTEMSTRSGCSNVTDNDAGFVRPCSVQKAMDNDKMIIEESELTRQESLSAEKLEILACKTDVEKDNRPLNKSDMRASDLDGGTASQPADNKFLKYTFCRKRKKETLSSPERLSLLDNDTLERKTGEEQNVSLEPQKSSLLTESSRESRRLAQVARQLISLSEKKWWK